A window from Vigna angularis cultivar LongXiaoDou No.4 chromosome 7, ASM1680809v1, whole genome shotgun sequence encodes these proteins:
- the LOC108338101 gene encoding uncharacterized protein LOC108338101 isoform X1: MGDLHANGIVFGEDRPCGSSPPSPPLPISNPDPSSVAADAWGAAEQTTGEILRSIQPTLAADRRRREVVDYVQRLIRYGARCEVFPYGSVPLKTYLPDGDIDLTALSCQNIEDGLVSDVRAVLHGEEINEAAEYEVKDVRFIDAEVKLVKCIVQDIVVDISFNQLGGLSTLCFLEKVDQLVAKDHLFKRSIILIKAWCYYESRVLGAHHGLISTYALETLVLYIFHQFHVSLDGPLAVLYRFLDYFSKFDWDNYCVSLKGPVSKSSLPNIVAEVPEKGGNTLLTEEFIRSCVESFSVPSRGPDLNLRAFPQKHLNIIDPLKENNNLGRSVNKGNFFRIRSAFKYGARKLGWILMLSDDKIEDELIRFFANTLERHGSTQVNVDKSVLSSSTASKRDVGPGNQHNYESREEIQDDSSLAGEFLDSSGDGNAVASYKLSEDSRDFATSGVLDIASANDLSYCSNGRIESNISSSEPALNTVIDEGIVSNSPRSHTDEKNMASYGSAVSTYANILENNFFHGDRYTTSVSGGTEASMSLLDLTGDYDSHIGNLQYGQMCNGYTVSPVVPSPPRSPKFPKNRNPWETVRQCVQINHSLRSQANSNCVIGQQVYVINHPTLPMTTFASEEKRKIRGTGAYFPNMTSRPYRDNRPIPGRGRGQAPGSHGHLQRHTRNNGLALAPQEMNLSSEGTFEYSLEGYSAIGSTKARSSETYFPQPSTWGSHYTNGFLHSSEKLESGSVVPQLRVASRTDMSNYPDSGISTSRGTVPNTGVVTEEKPNSLSVVDSKSSVSGGVLGHSNCLDDAPQKNSW, encoded by the exons CCGACCGGAGGCGGAGGGAGGTCGTCGATTACGTCCAGAGGCTCATTCGGTACGGCGCGCGCTGCGAG GTTTTTCCATATGGATCAGTTCCATTAAAAACATATCTTCCAGATGGAGATATTGATTTAACTGCACTCAGTTGTCAAAACATTGAGGATGGCTTGGTATCTGATGTTCGTGCTGTTCTTCATGGAGAGGAAATTAATGAAGCAGCTGAATATGAAGTGAAGGATGTTCGTTTCATTGATGCAGAG GTTAAGCTTGTTAAATGCATAGTACAGGATATTGTTGTAGACATCTCTTTCAATCAGTTAGGAGGACTCAGTACATTATGCTTTCTTGAGAAG GTTGATCAACTTGTTGCCAAGGATCATCTTTTCAAACGTAGTATTATCCTGATTAAAGCTTGGTGCTATTATGAGAGCCGTGTACTGGGTGCTCATCATGGTCTGATTTCAACATATGCTTTGGAAACCTTGGTTCTGTATATTTTCCATCAGTTTCATGTATCCTTAGATGGTCCTCTAGCA GTTCTCTACAGATTTTTGGACTACTTCAGCAAATTTGATTGGGACAACTATTGTGTTAGTTTGAAGGGACCAGTTAGCAAATCTTCTCTGCCTAATATAGTAG CTGAGGTTCCTGAAAAGGGAGGAAATACCCTACTGACTGAAGAATTCATTAGAAGCTGTGTGGAATCATTCTCAGTACCATCAAGAGGGCCTGATTTAAATTTGCGTGCATTTCCCCAGAAACATCTTAACATCATTGATCCATTGAAGGAAAACAACAATCTTGGCCGGAGTGTCAATAAAG GGAACTTTTTCCGAATACGCAGTGCTTTTAAGTATGGTGCCCGTAAACTTGGCTGGATTCTTATGTTATCAGACGATAAAATAGAAGATGAGCTTATTAGGTTCTTTGCAAACACCCTGGAAAGGCATGGAAGCACTCAGGTGAATGTAGACAAGTCAGTTTTGAGCTCATCTACAGCATCCAAAAGGGATGTAGGACCTGGAAATCAACATAATTATGAAAGCAGAGAGGAAATCCAAGATGACTCCTCTTTGGCAGGGGAGTTCCTTGATTCCTCTGGGGATGGAAATGCAGTCGCAAGTTATAAACTTAGTGAAGATTCTAGGGATTTTGCAACATCTGGGGTATTGGATATAGCAAGCGCTAATGATTTGTCATATTGTTCAAATGGGCGAATTGAAAGTAATATTTCAAGCAGTGAACCTGCTCTAAATACTGTTATTGATGAAGGTATAGTGAGCAATTCTCCCAGATCACATACTGATGAAAAGAATATGGCATCTTATGGTTCAGCTGTTTCAACATATGCTAATATCcttgaaaataatttctttcatgGTGATAGATACACCACTAGTGTTTCTGGGGGTACTGAAGCTTCAATGTCGTTGTTGGACCTTACTGGGGATTATGACAGTCACATCGGAAACTTACAATATGGTCAGATGTGTAATGGTTATACTGTCTCTCCTGTTGTGCCTAGCCCTCCTAGATCTCCGAAGTTCCCAAAAAATAGGAATCCATGGGAAACTGTTCGTCAATGTGTACAAATTAATCACAGTCTTCGATCTCAGGCAAACTCAAATTGTGTCATTGGGCAACAAGTTTACGTCATAAATCATCCTACACTTCCAATGACAACTTTTGCTTcagaagaaaaaaggaaaattcgAGGAACAGGCGCATACTTTCCTAACATG ACTTCTCGTCCGTACAGGGATAATAGGCCAATTCCAGGAAGGGGAAGGGGCCAAGCACCAGGTTCTCATGGGCATCTGCAGAGACACACTCGTAACAATGGCTTGGCCCTAGCTCCACAAGAAATGAATTTGTCTTCGGAAGGAACCTTTGAATATTCTCTAGAAGGATACTCTGCTATTGGTAGCACCAAAGCAAGATCATCTGAAACCTATTTCCCTCAACCTTCTACATGGGGGTCACATTATACCAACGGTTTCCTTCACTCATCTGAGAAACTTGAATCTGGATCTGTGGTCCCTCAGCTTCGTGTAGCCTCAAGAACTGACATGAGCAATTACCCAGACTCTGGGATTTCTACATCTAGGGGCACTGTGCCTAACACGGGGGTGGTGACAGAGGAGAAGCCTAATTCATTGTCTGTAGTTGATTCCAAAAG CAGTGTCTCTGGTGGAGTTCTTGGCCATTCGAATTGCCTTGATGACGCCCCCCAGAAAAATTCGTGGTAG
- the LOC108338101 gene encoding uncharacterized protein LOC108338101 isoform X2, whose translation MGDLHANGIVFGEDRPCGSSPPSPPLPISNPDPSSVAADAWGAAEQTTGEILRSIQPTLAADRRRREVVDYVQRLIRYGARCEVFPYGSVPLKTYLPDGDIDLTALSCQNIEDGLVSDVRAVLHGEEINEAAEYEVKDVRFIDAEVKLVKCIVQDIVVDISFNQLGGLSTLCFLEKVDQLVAKDHLFKRSIILIKAWCYYESRVLGAHHGLISTYALETLVLYIFHQFHVSLDGPLAVLYRFLDYFSKFDWDNYCVSLKGPVSKSSLPNIVAEVPEKGGNTLLTEEFIRSCVESFSVPSRGPDLNLRAFPQKHLNIIDPLKENNNLGRSVNKGNFFRIRSAFKYGARKLGWILMLSDDKIEDELIRFFANTLERHGSTQVNVDKSVLSSSTASKRDVGPGNQHNYESREEIQDDSSLAGEFLDSSGDGNAVASYKLSEDSRDFATSGVLDIASANDLSYCSNGRIESNISSSEPALNTVIDEGIVSNSPRSHTDEKNMASYGSAVSTYANILENNFFHGDRYTTSVSGGTEASMSLLDLTGDYDSHIGNLQYGQMCNGYTVSPVVPSPPRSPKFPKNRNPWETVRQCVQINHSLRSQANSNCVIGQQVYVINHPTLPMTTFASEEKRKIRGTGAYFPNMTSRPYRDNRPIPGRGRGQAPGSHGHLQRHTRNNGLALAPQEMNLSSEGTFEYSLEGYSAIGSTKARSSETYFPQPSTWGSHYTNGFLHSSEKLESGSVVPQLRVASRTDMSNYPDSGISTSRGTVPNTGVVTEEKPNSLSVVDSKSVSGGVLGHSNCLDDAPQKNSW comes from the exons CCGACCGGAGGCGGAGGGAGGTCGTCGATTACGTCCAGAGGCTCATTCGGTACGGCGCGCGCTGCGAG GTTTTTCCATATGGATCAGTTCCATTAAAAACATATCTTCCAGATGGAGATATTGATTTAACTGCACTCAGTTGTCAAAACATTGAGGATGGCTTGGTATCTGATGTTCGTGCTGTTCTTCATGGAGAGGAAATTAATGAAGCAGCTGAATATGAAGTGAAGGATGTTCGTTTCATTGATGCAGAG GTTAAGCTTGTTAAATGCATAGTACAGGATATTGTTGTAGACATCTCTTTCAATCAGTTAGGAGGACTCAGTACATTATGCTTTCTTGAGAAG GTTGATCAACTTGTTGCCAAGGATCATCTTTTCAAACGTAGTATTATCCTGATTAAAGCTTGGTGCTATTATGAGAGCCGTGTACTGGGTGCTCATCATGGTCTGATTTCAACATATGCTTTGGAAACCTTGGTTCTGTATATTTTCCATCAGTTTCATGTATCCTTAGATGGTCCTCTAGCA GTTCTCTACAGATTTTTGGACTACTTCAGCAAATTTGATTGGGACAACTATTGTGTTAGTTTGAAGGGACCAGTTAGCAAATCTTCTCTGCCTAATATAGTAG CTGAGGTTCCTGAAAAGGGAGGAAATACCCTACTGACTGAAGAATTCATTAGAAGCTGTGTGGAATCATTCTCAGTACCATCAAGAGGGCCTGATTTAAATTTGCGTGCATTTCCCCAGAAACATCTTAACATCATTGATCCATTGAAGGAAAACAACAATCTTGGCCGGAGTGTCAATAAAG GGAACTTTTTCCGAATACGCAGTGCTTTTAAGTATGGTGCCCGTAAACTTGGCTGGATTCTTATGTTATCAGACGATAAAATAGAAGATGAGCTTATTAGGTTCTTTGCAAACACCCTGGAAAGGCATGGAAGCACTCAGGTGAATGTAGACAAGTCAGTTTTGAGCTCATCTACAGCATCCAAAAGGGATGTAGGACCTGGAAATCAACATAATTATGAAAGCAGAGAGGAAATCCAAGATGACTCCTCTTTGGCAGGGGAGTTCCTTGATTCCTCTGGGGATGGAAATGCAGTCGCAAGTTATAAACTTAGTGAAGATTCTAGGGATTTTGCAACATCTGGGGTATTGGATATAGCAAGCGCTAATGATTTGTCATATTGTTCAAATGGGCGAATTGAAAGTAATATTTCAAGCAGTGAACCTGCTCTAAATACTGTTATTGATGAAGGTATAGTGAGCAATTCTCCCAGATCACATACTGATGAAAAGAATATGGCATCTTATGGTTCAGCTGTTTCAACATATGCTAATATCcttgaaaataatttctttcatgGTGATAGATACACCACTAGTGTTTCTGGGGGTACTGAAGCTTCAATGTCGTTGTTGGACCTTACTGGGGATTATGACAGTCACATCGGAAACTTACAATATGGTCAGATGTGTAATGGTTATACTGTCTCTCCTGTTGTGCCTAGCCCTCCTAGATCTCCGAAGTTCCCAAAAAATAGGAATCCATGGGAAACTGTTCGTCAATGTGTACAAATTAATCACAGTCTTCGATCTCAGGCAAACTCAAATTGTGTCATTGGGCAACAAGTTTACGTCATAAATCATCCTACACTTCCAATGACAACTTTTGCTTcagaagaaaaaaggaaaattcgAGGAACAGGCGCATACTTTCCTAACATG ACTTCTCGTCCGTACAGGGATAATAGGCCAATTCCAGGAAGGGGAAGGGGCCAAGCACCAGGTTCTCATGGGCATCTGCAGAGACACACTCGTAACAATGGCTTGGCCCTAGCTCCACAAGAAATGAATTTGTCTTCGGAAGGAACCTTTGAATATTCTCTAGAAGGATACTCTGCTATTGGTAGCACCAAAGCAAGATCATCTGAAACCTATTTCCCTCAACCTTCTACATGGGGGTCACATTATACCAACGGTTTCCTTCACTCATCTGAGAAACTTGAATCTGGATCTGTGGTCCCTCAGCTTCGTGTAGCCTCAAGAACTGACATGAGCAATTACCCAGACTCTGGGATTTCTACATCTAGGGGCACTGTGCCTAACACGGGGGTGGTGACAGAGGAGAAGCCTAATTCATTGTCTGTAGTTGATTCCAAAAG TGTCTCTGGTGGAGTTCTTGGCCATTCGAATTGCCTTGATGACGCCCCCCAGAAAAATTCGTGGTAG
- the LOC108338101 gene encoding uncharacterized protein LOC108338101 isoform X5, producing MGDLHANGIVFGEDRPCGSSPPSPPLPISNPDPSSVAADAWGAAEQTTGEILRSIQPTLAADRRRREVVDYVQRLIRYGARCEVFPYGSVPLKTYLPDGDIDLTALSCQNIEDGLVSDVRAVLHGEEINEAAEYEVKDVRFIDAEVKLVKCIVQDIVVDISFNQLGGLSTLCFLEKVDQLVAKDHLFKRSIILIKAWCYYESRVLGAHHGLISTYALETLVLYIFHQFHVSLDGPLAVLYRFLDYFSKFDWDNYCVSLKGPVSKSSLPNIVAEVPEKGGNTLLTEEFIRSCVESFSVPSRGPDLNLRAFPQKHLNIIDPLKENNNLGRSVNKGNFFRIRSAFKYGARKLGWILMLSDDKIEDELIRFFANTLERHGSTQVNVDKSVLSSSTASKRDVGPGNQHNYESREEIQDDSSLAGEFLDSSGDGNAVASYKLSEDSRDFATSGVLDIASANDLSYCSNGRIESNISSSEPALNTVIDEGIVSNSPRSHTDEKNMASYGSAVSTYANILENNFFHGDRYTTSVSGGTEASMSLLDLTGDYDSHIGNLQYGQMCNGYTVSPVVPSPPRSPKFPKNRNPWETVRQCVQINHSLRSQANSNCVIGQQVYVINHPTLPMTTFASEEKRKIRGTGAYFPNMTSRPYRDNRPIPGRGRGQAPGSHGHLQRHTRNNGLALAPQEMNLSSEGTFEYSLEGYSAIGSTKARSSETYFPQPSTWGSHYTNGFLHSSEKLESGSVVPQLRVASRTDMSNYPDSGISTSRGTVPNTGVVTEEKPNSLSVVDSKRDM from the exons CCGACCGGAGGCGGAGGGAGGTCGTCGATTACGTCCAGAGGCTCATTCGGTACGGCGCGCGCTGCGAG GTTTTTCCATATGGATCAGTTCCATTAAAAACATATCTTCCAGATGGAGATATTGATTTAACTGCACTCAGTTGTCAAAACATTGAGGATGGCTTGGTATCTGATGTTCGTGCTGTTCTTCATGGAGAGGAAATTAATGAAGCAGCTGAATATGAAGTGAAGGATGTTCGTTTCATTGATGCAGAG GTTAAGCTTGTTAAATGCATAGTACAGGATATTGTTGTAGACATCTCTTTCAATCAGTTAGGAGGACTCAGTACATTATGCTTTCTTGAGAAG GTTGATCAACTTGTTGCCAAGGATCATCTTTTCAAACGTAGTATTATCCTGATTAAAGCTTGGTGCTATTATGAGAGCCGTGTACTGGGTGCTCATCATGGTCTGATTTCAACATATGCTTTGGAAACCTTGGTTCTGTATATTTTCCATCAGTTTCATGTATCCTTAGATGGTCCTCTAGCA GTTCTCTACAGATTTTTGGACTACTTCAGCAAATTTGATTGGGACAACTATTGTGTTAGTTTGAAGGGACCAGTTAGCAAATCTTCTCTGCCTAATATAGTAG CTGAGGTTCCTGAAAAGGGAGGAAATACCCTACTGACTGAAGAATTCATTAGAAGCTGTGTGGAATCATTCTCAGTACCATCAAGAGGGCCTGATTTAAATTTGCGTGCATTTCCCCAGAAACATCTTAACATCATTGATCCATTGAAGGAAAACAACAATCTTGGCCGGAGTGTCAATAAAG GGAACTTTTTCCGAATACGCAGTGCTTTTAAGTATGGTGCCCGTAAACTTGGCTGGATTCTTATGTTATCAGACGATAAAATAGAAGATGAGCTTATTAGGTTCTTTGCAAACACCCTGGAAAGGCATGGAAGCACTCAGGTGAATGTAGACAAGTCAGTTTTGAGCTCATCTACAGCATCCAAAAGGGATGTAGGACCTGGAAATCAACATAATTATGAAAGCAGAGAGGAAATCCAAGATGACTCCTCTTTGGCAGGGGAGTTCCTTGATTCCTCTGGGGATGGAAATGCAGTCGCAAGTTATAAACTTAGTGAAGATTCTAGGGATTTTGCAACATCTGGGGTATTGGATATAGCAAGCGCTAATGATTTGTCATATTGTTCAAATGGGCGAATTGAAAGTAATATTTCAAGCAGTGAACCTGCTCTAAATACTGTTATTGATGAAGGTATAGTGAGCAATTCTCCCAGATCACATACTGATGAAAAGAATATGGCATCTTATGGTTCAGCTGTTTCAACATATGCTAATATCcttgaaaataatttctttcatgGTGATAGATACACCACTAGTGTTTCTGGGGGTACTGAAGCTTCAATGTCGTTGTTGGACCTTACTGGGGATTATGACAGTCACATCGGAAACTTACAATATGGTCAGATGTGTAATGGTTATACTGTCTCTCCTGTTGTGCCTAGCCCTCCTAGATCTCCGAAGTTCCCAAAAAATAGGAATCCATGGGAAACTGTTCGTCAATGTGTACAAATTAATCACAGTCTTCGATCTCAGGCAAACTCAAATTGTGTCATTGGGCAACAAGTTTACGTCATAAATCATCCTACACTTCCAATGACAACTTTTGCTTcagaagaaaaaaggaaaattcgAGGAACAGGCGCATACTTTCCTAACATG ACTTCTCGTCCGTACAGGGATAATAGGCCAATTCCAGGAAGGGGAAGGGGCCAAGCACCAGGTTCTCATGGGCATCTGCAGAGACACACTCGTAACAATGGCTTGGCCCTAGCTCCACAAGAAATGAATTTGTCTTCGGAAGGAACCTTTGAATATTCTCTAGAAGGATACTCTGCTATTGGTAGCACCAAAGCAAGATCATCTGAAACCTATTTCCCTCAACCTTCTACATGGGGGTCACATTATACCAACGGTTTCCTTCACTCATCTGAGAAACTTGAATCTGGATCTGTGGTCCCTCAGCTTCGTGTAGCCTCAAGAACTGACATGAGCAATTACCCAGACTCTGGGATTTCTACATCTAGGGGCACTGTGCCTAACACGGGGGTGGTGACAGAGGAGAAGCCTAATTCATTGTCTGTAGTTGATTCCAAAAG GGATATGTGA
- the LOC108338101 gene encoding uncharacterized protein LOC108338101 isoform X3, protein MGDLHANGIVFGEDRPCGSSPPSPPLPISNPDPSSVAADAWGAAEQTTGEILRSIQPTLAADRRRREVVDYVQRLIRYGARCEVFPYGSVPLKTYLPDGDIDLTALSCQNIEDGLVSDVRAVLHGEEINEAAEYEVKDVRFIDAEVKLVKCIVQDIVVDISFNQLGGLSTLCFLEKVDQLVAKDHLFKRSIILIKAWCYYESRVLGAHHGLISTYALETLVLYIFHQFHVSLDGPLAVLYRFLDYFSKFDWDNYCVSLKGPVSKSSLPNIVAEVPEKGGNTLLTEEFIRSCVESFSVPSRGPDLNLRAFPQKHLNIIDPLKENNNLGRSVNKGNFFRIRSAFKYGARKLGWILMLSDDKIEDELIRFFANTLERHGSTQVNVDKSVLSSSTASKRDVGPGNQHNYESREEIQDDSSLAGEFLDSSGDGNAVASYKLSEDSRDFATSGVLDIASANDLSYCSNGRIESNISSSEPALNTVIDEGIVSNSPRSHTDEKNMASYGSAVSTYANILENNFFHGDRYTTSVSGGTEASMSLLDLTGDYDSHIGNLQYGQMCNGYTVSPVVPSPPRSPKFPKNRNPWETVRQCVQINHSLRSQANSNCVIGQQVYVINHPTLPMTTFASEEKRKIRGTGAYFPNMTSRPYRDNRPIPGRGRGQAPGSHGHLQRHTRNNGLALAPQEMNLSSEGTFEYSLEGYSAIGSTKARSSETYFPQPSTWGSHYTNGFLHSSEKLESGSVVPQLRVASRTDMSNYPDSGISTSRGTVPNTGVVTEEKPNSLSVVDSKRIDEQAYHLKNEDDFPPLSH, encoded by the exons CCGACCGGAGGCGGAGGGAGGTCGTCGATTACGTCCAGAGGCTCATTCGGTACGGCGCGCGCTGCGAG GTTTTTCCATATGGATCAGTTCCATTAAAAACATATCTTCCAGATGGAGATATTGATTTAACTGCACTCAGTTGTCAAAACATTGAGGATGGCTTGGTATCTGATGTTCGTGCTGTTCTTCATGGAGAGGAAATTAATGAAGCAGCTGAATATGAAGTGAAGGATGTTCGTTTCATTGATGCAGAG GTTAAGCTTGTTAAATGCATAGTACAGGATATTGTTGTAGACATCTCTTTCAATCAGTTAGGAGGACTCAGTACATTATGCTTTCTTGAGAAG GTTGATCAACTTGTTGCCAAGGATCATCTTTTCAAACGTAGTATTATCCTGATTAAAGCTTGGTGCTATTATGAGAGCCGTGTACTGGGTGCTCATCATGGTCTGATTTCAACATATGCTTTGGAAACCTTGGTTCTGTATATTTTCCATCAGTTTCATGTATCCTTAGATGGTCCTCTAGCA GTTCTCTACAGATTTTTGGACTACTTCAGCAAATTTGATTGGGACAACTATTGTGTTAGTTTGAAGGGACCAGTTAGCAAATCTTCTCTGCCTAATATAGTAG CTGAGGTTCCTGAAAAGGGAGGAAATACCCTACTGACTGAAGAATTCATTAGAAGCTGTGTGGAATCATTCTCAGTACCATCAAGAGGGCCTGATTTAAATTTGCGTGCATTTCCCCAGAAACATCTTAACATCATTGATCCATTGAAGGAAAACAACAATCTTGGCCGGAGTGTCAATAAAG GGAACTTTTTCCGAATACGCAGTGCTTTTAAGTATGGTGCCCGTAAACTTGGCTGGATTCTTATGTTATCAGACGATAAAATAGAAGATGAGCTTATTAGGTTCTTTGCAAACACCCTGGAAAGGCATGGAAGCACTCAGGTGAATGTAGACAAGTCAGTTTTGAGCTCATCTACAGCATCCAAAAGGGATGTAGGACCTGGAAATCAACATAATTATGAAAGCAGAGAGGAAATCCAAGATGACTCCTCTTTGGCAGGGGAGTTCCTTGATTCCTCTGGGGATGGAAATGCAGTCGCAAGTTATAAACTTAGTGAAGATTCTAGGGATTTTGCAACATCTGGGGTATTGGATATAGCAAGCGCTAATGATTTGTCATATTGTTCAAATGGGCGAATTGAAAGTAATATTTCAAGCAGTGAACCTGCTCTAAATACTGTTATTGATGAAGGTATAGTGAGCAATTCTCCCAGATCACATACTGATGAAAAGAATATGGCATCTTATGGTTCAGCTGTTTCAACATATGCTAATATCcttgaaaataatttctttcatgGTGATAGATACACCACTAGTGTTTCTGGGGGTACTGAAGCTTCAATGTCGTTGTTGGACCTTACTGGGGATTATGACAGTCACATCGGAAACTTACAATATGGTCAGATGTGTAATGGTTATACTGTCTCTCCTGTTGTGCCTAGCCCTCCTAGATCTCCGAAGTTCCCAAAAAATAGGAATCCATGGGAAACTGTTCGTCAATGTGTACAAATTAATCACAGTCTTCGATCTCAGGCAAACTCAAATTGTGTCATTGGGCAACAAGTTTACGTCATAAATCATCCTACACTTCCAATGACAACTTTTGCTTcagaagaaaaaaggaaaattcgAGGAACAGGCGCATACTTTCCTAACATG ACTTCTCGTCCGTACAGGGATAATAGGCCAATTCCAGGAAGGGGAAGGGGCCAAGCACCAGGTTCTCATGGGCATCTGCAGAGACACACTCGTAACAATGGCTTGGCCCTAGCTCCACAAGAAATGAATTTGTCTTCGGAAGGAACCTTTGAATATTCTCTAGAAGGATACTCTGCTATTGGTAGCACCAAAGCAAGATCATCTGAAACCTATTTCCCTCAACCTTCTACATGGGGGTCACATTATACCAACGGTTTCCTTCACTCATCTGAGAAACTTGAATCTGGATCTGTGGTCCCTCAGCTTCGTGTAGCCTCAAGAACTGACATGAGCAATTACCCAGACTCTGGGATTTCTACATCTAGGGGCACTGTGCCTAACACGGGGGTGGTGACAGAGGAGAAGCCTAATTCATTGTCTGTAGTTGATTCCAAAAG GATTGACGAGCAAGCTTATCATTTGAAGAATGAAGATGACTTTCCTCCACTTTCCCACTGA